In Rahnella aquatilis CIP 78.65 = ATCC 33071, one DNA window encodes the following:
- a CDS encoding LacI family DNA-binding transcriptional regulator, which yields MANINDVSRLAKVSKATVSRVLSGSRGVKEESRLAVMQAVETLQYKPSVIAQSLSTQSTGCIGVICATENINQSTGYLHALEKELRLNQKYLLLRFATDAASLTHSVDEIGRGLCDAMIVIGARFPLPKLPDNVITIDCLDADSERSIHFDRSFAAETACQYVLKQGRRQIALINPESHETAGQILQGYHLALEKFLLPYDRRLVHSGADALTQLLAQNVPFNALLVPDDATAQDALRQLMQRGRAVPENVMVFSLDSTLPPGVSAVPAIAYPLETLAQRAMALLTGQFSASVSAPVRGQLSLPS from the coding sequence ATGGCAAACATTAACGACGTTTCGCGGCTGGCGAAGGTGTCGAAAGCGACGGTGTCCCGTGTCCTGAGTGGCAGCCGCGGTGTCAAAGAAGAAAGCCGCCTGGCTGTGATGCAGGCGGTTGAAACACTGCAATACAAACCGAGTGTGATTGCGCAGTCGCTGTCCACGCAGTCCACCGGTTGTATCGGGGTCATTTGCGCGACCGAAAACATCAATCAGTCGACCGGTTATCTCCACGCGCTGGAAAAAGAGTTGCGGCTGAATCAGAAATATTTGCTGCTGCGTTTTGCCACCGACGCGGCGAGCCTGACGCATTCCGTGGACGAAATCGGCAGAGGATTGTGCGATGCGATGATTGTGATCGGCGCCCGTTTTCCGCTGCCAAAACTGCCCGACAACGTCATCACCATTGACTGTCTGGATGCGGATTCAGAGCGCAGTATTCATTTTGACCGCAGCTTTGCCGCCGAAACCGCCTGTCAGTATGTGCTGAAACAAGGGCGCAGACAGATTGCCCTGATCAATCCGGAGAGTCATGAAACCGCCGGACAAATCCTTCAGGGATATCACCTCGCGCTGGAGAAATTTCTGTTGCCCTATGACCGGCGGCTGGTACACAGCGGGGCCGATGCGCTGACGCAACTGCTGGCGCAGAACGTGCCGTTCAATGCGTTGCTGGTGCCGGACGATGCCACCGCGCAGGACGCACTTCGCCAGCTGATGCAACGCGGGCGCGCGGTGCCGGAAAACGTGATGGTGTTTAGCCTCGACAGCACGCTGCCGCCGGGTGTTTCTGCCGTTCCGGCCATTGCCTATCCGCTGGAAACACTGGCGCAACGAGCCATGGCGCTGCTGACCGGTCAGTTTTCCGCCAGCGTCAGTGCGCCGGTTCGCGGCCAGCTCTCTTTACCTTCCTGA
- the gntR gene encoding gluconate operon transcriptional repressor GntR, with translation MKKKRPVLQDVADKVGVTKMTVSRYLRNPEQVSGALQEKISAALDELGYIPNRAPDILSNAKSRAIGVLLPSLTNQVFAEVLRGIESVTDIHGYQTMLAHYGYSQEREEQRLTSLLSYNIDGLILSERHHTARTLKMIEVAGIPVVEMMDCVSPCVDLAVGFNNFEAARQMTQQIIARGHRHVVYFGARQDERTIIKQQGYEQAMRESGLEPYSVMTSRSSSYSGGAELLRQAQKDWPQIDSIFCTNDDLAAGAFFECQRQGLKIPSQMAIAGFHGHNMGQAMEPPLASVLTPRERMGQISAERLLARLRGEEVVPRMVDVGFTISAGGSI, from the coding sequence ATGAAGAAAAAAAGACCCGTACTCCAGGATGTTGCCGACAAAGTGGGCGTCACAAAAATGACGGTCAGCCGTTATTTACGTAATCCTGAACAGGTTTCCGGCGCGTTGCAGGAAAAGATTTCAGCGGCACTCGACGAGCTGGGTTATATCCCCAACCGTGCCCCTGACATTCTTTCCAACGCAAAAAGCCGCGCCATCGGCGTGCTGCTGCCGTCGCTGACCAACCAGGTGTTTGCGGAAGTGCTGCGTGGCATCGAAAGCGTGACCGATATCCACGGCTATCAGACCATGCTGGCGCACTACGGCTACAGCCAGGAGCGGGAAGAACAGCGCCTGACCTCACTGCTTTCCTACAATATCGACGGGCTGATTTTGTCCGAACGCCATCACACGGCGCGAACGCTGAAGATGATTGAAGTGGCCGGTATTCCGGTGGTGGAGATGATGGATTGCGTGTCGCCGTGCGTGGATCTGGCGGTTGGCTTCAACAACTTCGAAGCCGCACGACAGATGACGCAACAAATTATCGCGCGCGGCCATCGTCATGTGGTGTATTTCGGCGCTCGGCAGGATGAACGTACCATTATCAAACAGCAGGGTTACGAGCAGGCGATGCGTGAATCCGGGCTGGAGCCTTACAGTGTGATGACCAGCCGTTCTTCCAGCTACAGCGGCGGCGCGGAATTACTGCGACAGGCGCAAAAAGACTGGCCACAAATCGACAGTATTTTCTGCACCAACGATGACCTCGCGGCGGGCGCATTCTTTGAATGTCAGCGTCAGGGGCTGAAAATCCCTTCACAAATGGCGATTGCCGGTTTTCATGGGCACAACATGGGACAGGCGATGGAGCCACCGCTCGCCAGCGTGCTGACACCGCGCGAAAGAATGGGGCAAATCTCCGCCGAACGCCTGCTGGCGAGACTTCGCGGCGAAGAAGTGGTGCCGAGAATGGTGGATGTGGGGTTTACGATATCTGCGGGTGGAAGCATCTGA
- a CDS encoding transposase → MKYDFQIKMIAVRHYLDGHDGFKITARKYQVPASSLRAWTAAYQFHGEQAFRKATRIYSEQFRAHVVDVTLREHLSMRSAAARFNIADYQTIKRWILAAKNSAFPALKERNNMAQKTQKPEIKPEDMTPAELLEEVRYLRAERAYNEKLDALMKSKTERKKKSTPSGH, encoded by the coding sequence ATGAAGTACGATTTTCAAATCAAAATGATAGCCGTCAGGCACTATCTTGACGGCCATGATGGCTTCAAAATTACCGCCCGCAAATATCAGGTTCCGGCATCCTCACTTCGTGCATGGACTGCCGCCTATCAATTTCACGGTGAGCAGGCTTTTCGTAAGGCGACTCGCATCTATTCCGAACAGTTTCGTGCTCATGTCGTGGATGTGACTCTTCGCGAACATCTTTCTATGCGTTCTGCCGCCGCCCGATTTAATATTGCTGATTATCAGACAATCAAACGCTGGATCCTGGCTGCTAAAAACTCAGCTTTTCCAGCTCTGAAAGAGAGGAATAACATGGCGCAGAAAACGCAAAAACCTGAGATAAAGCCTGAAGACATGACGCCTGCCGAGCTTCTGGAAGAGGTGCGCTATCTGCGTGCTGAACGCGCTTACAACGAAAAGCTCGACGCCCTGATGAAGTCAAAAACAGAACGGAAGAAAAAATCCACGCCATCAGGGCATTAA
- a CDS encoding IS3 family transposase yields the protein MGEHRLQDLLKSARLPRSTWYWWQSREQAGDDVTLCDAIGQLAIRHKRCYGYRRVTLELRNQGVRVNHKKVFRLMREMDVQARVRPKKYRSYKDDIGMAPAPNLLRRKFNASGPGVKLVTDVTEFNVGGDKLYLSPVMDLYNAEIIAMSIGTRPTFELTEKMLNDLLTSGYVRKKAILHSDQGWQYRMPSWQKRLKEAGIRQSMSRKGNCYDNAAMESFFAVLKTEMFHGYKFESREKLAESIEAYVAYYNHDRIKMKLGGMSPADYRTQMFPLH from the coding sequence ATCGGAGAACACCGTCTCCAGGATCTGTTGAAATCTGCGAGGTTGCCACGAAGCACCTGGTACTGGTGGCAATCGCGGGAGCAAGCCGGGGATGACGTGACGTTATGTGACGCCATCGGGCAACTGGCCATCCGCCATAAGCGGTGCTATGGCTATCGCCGCGTCACGTTAGAACTGCGCAATCAGGGCGTGCGGGTCAATCATAAAAAGGTGTTCCGCCTGATGCGGGAAATGGATGTACAGGCGCGGGTGCGGCCTAAAAAATACCGGAGTTATAAGGACGATATCGGGATGGCGCCAGCGCCCAATCTGCTGAGACGGAAATTTAACGCCTCCGGACCGGGGGTAAAGCTGGTGACGGATGTTACCGAGTTCAATGTGGGCGGGGATAAACTGTATTTATCGCCGGTCATGGATTTATACAATGCAGAAATCATCGCGATGAGTATAGGTACGCGGCCGACTTTCGAGCTGACTGAAAAGATGCTAAATGATTTACTTACATCAGGTTACGTCAGAAAAAAAGCCATTCTACATAGCGATCAGGGCTGGCAATATAGGATGCCTTCGTGGCAAAAAAGGCTCAAAGAGGCAGGGATAAGACAGAGCATGTCGCGAAAAGGCAATTGCTATGACAATGCCGCAATGGAAAGCTTTTTTGCGGTGTTGAAGACGGAGATGTTCCACGGTTATAAGTTCGAGAGCAGGGAAAAACTGGCTGAGTCGATAGAAGCGTATGTCGCTTACTATAACCACGATAGAATAAAGATGAAGTTGGGTGGAATGAGTCCAGCAGATTACCGGACTCAAATGTTCCCCCTGCACTAA
- a CDS encoding gluconokinase: MAGQSIILMGVSGSGKSTVGAALAREINAKFIDGDDLHPRANIQKMASGTPLNDDDRAPWLLRLNDAAYSLRHKNETGIIVCSALKRRYRDALRKDNEGMVFIYMKGSFEVIAERLKARAGHFMPTDLLRSQFDALEEPGEDEPDVLRVNIDHKFEGVVDRCIAALKTVQK, translated from the coding sequence ATGGCAGGACAAAGCATCATTCTGATGGGCGTGTCAGGCAGCGGTAAATCCACCGTCGGCGCGGCACTGGCCCGTGAAATTAACGCGAAATTTATCGACGGTGATGATCTTCATCCCCGCGCCAATATTCAAAAGATGGCCAGCGGCACGCCACTGAACGACGATGACCGCGCGCCGTGGTTATTGCGCCTCAACGACGCGGCTTACAGCCTGCGCCATAAAAATGAAACCGGCATCATTGTCTGTTCCGCACTGAAACGTCGCTACCGTGACGCCCTGCGTAAAGACAACGAAGGCATGGTATTCATCTACATGAAAGGCAGTTTTGAAGTGATCGCCGAGCGCCTGAAAGCGCGTGCCGGACATTTCATGCCGACCGATTTACTGCGCAGCCAGTTCGATGCGCTCGAAGAACCGGGCGAAGACGAACCGGATGTGTTGCGGGTGAATATCGACCATAAGTTTGAAGGTGTGGTAGATCGTTGTATCGCGGCTTTGAAGACGGTACAGAAGTAA
- the gntT gene encoding gluconate transporter, which translates to MPLVIVAVGVALLLLLMIRFKLNGFIALILVALAVGIMQGMPVDKVITSIKNGVGGTLGSLALIMGFGAMLGKMLADCGGAQRIATTLIEKFGREHIQWAIVLTGFIVGFALFYEVGFVLMLPLVFTVAAAARLPLLYVGVPMAAALSVTHGFLPPHPGPTAIATIFHADMGKTLLFGSLLAVPTVILAGPVYARFLKGIDKPVPEGLFNPKTFTEEEMPGFGVSVATSLVPVILMAFRALCEMILPKGHPVLAYAEFFGDPVMATLIAVLIAIFTFGLNRGRKMEDVMATVTDSIKIIAMMLLIIGGGGAFKQVLVDSGIEKYIAALMHGSTLSPILLAWSIAAVLRIALGSATVAAITAGGIAAPLIATTGVSPELMVIAVGSGSVIFSHVNDPGFWLFKEYFNLSIVETFKSWSVLETIISLCGLAGCLLLSMVV; encoded by the coding sequence ATGCCATTAGTTATTGTAGCGGTGGGTGTCGCACTGCTGTTGTTACTTATGATCCGATTTAAGCTTAATGGCTTCATTGCACTGATTCTTGTCGCGCTGGCGGTGGGGATTATGCAGGGAATGCCGGTCGATAAAGTCATCACCTCGATCAAAAACGGGGTGGGTGGGACGCTTGGCAGTCTTGCGCTGATCATGGGCTTCGGTGCCATGCTCGGTAAAATGCTGGCGGATTGCGGTGGCGCACAACGTATCGCGACCACGCTTATCGAAAAATTTGGTCGCGAACACATTCAGTGGGCGATTGTGCTGACCGGTTTCATCGTCGGGTTTGCCCTGTTCTATGAAGTCGGTTTCGTGCTGATGTTGCCACTGGTCTTCACTGTGGCCGCGGCGGCGCGTTTGCCATTGCTGTATGTCGGCGTTCCGATGGCGGCCGCGTTATCCGTCACACACGGATTCCTGCCTCCGCACCCTGGCCCGACGGCGATTGCGACGATTTTCCATGCGGATATGGGTAAAACGCTGCTGTTTGGTTCGCTGCTGGCGGTGCCGACCGTTATTCTGGCCGGTCCTGTGTATGCGCGCTTCCTGAAAGGTATCGACAAACCGGTGCCGGAAGGTCTGTTTAACCCGAAAACCTTCACGGAAGAAGAGATGCCGGGCTTTGGCGTCAGCGTTGCGACGTCACTGGTACCGGTCATTCTGATGGCATTCCGCGCGCTTTGCGAAATGATCCTGCCGAAAGGCCACCCGGTGCTGGCGTATGCTGAATTCTTCGGCGATCCGGTGATGGCAACGCTGATTGCGGTGCTGATTGCTATCTTCACCTTCGGTCTGAACCGTGGCCGTAAGATGGAAGATGTAATGGCGACCGTGACCGACTCCATCAAAATTATCGCGATGATGTTGTTAATCATCGGCGGTGGCGGGGCGTTCAAACAGGTGCTGGTGGACAGCGGTATTGAAAAATACATCGCGGCCCTGATGCACGGCAGTACTCTGTCGCCAATCCTGCTGGCCTGGTCCATTGCGGCGGTTCTGCGTATCGCGTTGGGGTCTGCTACTGTGGCAGCGATTACTGCGGGCGGTATCGCCGCACCACTGATCGCCACCACCGGTGTCAGCCCTGAGTTGATGGTGATCGCCGTCGGGTCCGGCAGCGTGATTTTCTCGCACGTCAACGATCCGGGATTCTGGTTGTTCAAGGAATATTTCAACCTGAGCATTGTCGAAACCTTCAAATCCTGGTCGGTGCTGGAAACCATCATTTCCCTGTGCGGTCTGGCGGGATGTCTGCTGTTGTCGATGGTCGTCTGA
- a CDS encoding YhgN family NAAT transporter has product MTEMISATILLFLIMDPLGNLPIFMSVLKHLDPKRRRVVLIREMLIALILMLIFLFAGEKILSFLNLRTETVSISGGIILFLIAIKMIFPSEEKSSSGLPAGEEPFLVPMAIPLVAGPSILATLMLLSHQYPNQMSHLTLALFIAWGMSMAILLLSNLFLRLLGDKGVSALERLMGLILVMLSTQMFLDGIRAYLKI; this is encoded by the coding sequence ATGACCGAAATGATTTCAGCAACCATTTTGCTGTTTTTAATTATGGATCCGCTGGGCAACTTACCGATTTTTATGTCGGTTTTAAAACATCTCGACCCGAAACGTCGCCGGGTCGTGTTAATCCGCGAAATGCTGATCGCACTGATCCTGATGCTGATTTTCCTGTTCGCCGGGGAAAAAATCCTGTCATTCCTGAATTTACGTACCGAAACCGTGTCAATTTCCGGCGGTATTATCCTGTTCCTGATTGCCATCAAAATGATTTTCCCGTCGGAAGAGAAAAGCAGCAGTGGCCTGCCTGCCGGTGAAGAACCCTTCCTCGTACCGATGGCCATCCCGCTGGTTGCTGGTCCGTCGATTCTCGCGACGCTGATGCTGCTTTCGCACCAGTACCCGAATCAGATGAGTCATCTCACGCTGGCGCTGTTTATCGCCTGGGGCATGTCGATGGCGATCCTTCTGCTCTCAAACCTGTTTCTGCGCCTGCTCGGCGACAAAGGCGTCAGCGCCCTCGAACGCCTGATGGGTCTGATTCTGGTCATGCTCTCAACGCAGATGTTCCTCGATGGGATCAGAGCGTATTTGAAGATTTAG
- the asd gene encoding aspartate-semialdehyde dehydrogenase — MKNVGFVGWRGMVGSVLMQRMIEERDFDAIRPVFFSTSQHGQAAPSFTGQSGTLQDAYDLDALSALDIIITCQGGDYTNEIYPKLREIGWSGYWIDAASSLRMEDDAIIILDPVNSAVIHQGIDKGIKTFVGGNCTVSLMLMSLGGLFAHDLIEWASVATYQAASGGGARHMRELLTQMGMLHNSVAKELENPASAILDIERKVTALTRSGTLPTDNFGVPLAGGLIPWIDKQLDNGQTKEEWKGQAETNKILGTSSIIPVDGLCVRIGALRCHSQAFTLKLKQDVSIPEIEQMLASHNDWVRVIPNDRELSMRELTPAAVTGTMSTPVGRLRKLNMGPQYLSAFTVGDQLLWGAAEPLRRMLRILL, encoded by the coding sequence ATGAAAAATGTAGGTTTCGTTGGCTGGCGCGGGATGGTCGGTTCTGTACTCATGCAACGCATGATTGAAGAACGCGATTTCGACGCTATCCGTCCGGTATTCTTCTCCACCTCTCAGCACGGTCAGGCCGCGCCTTCTTTCACGGGTCAGTCCGGAACCTTGCAGGATGCCTATGATCTGGACGCTCTGAGCGCGCTGGACATTATCATCACCTGTCAGGGCGGCGATTATACCAATGAAATCTATCCTAAGCTGCGTGAAATCGGTTGGTCTGGCTACTGGATTGACGCAGCATCCTCTCTGAGAATGGAAGATGACGCGATAATCATCCTCGACCCGGTGAACAGCGCCGTGATCCATCAGGGCATCGACAAAGGCATTAAAACCTTTGTGGGCGGTAACTGTACCGTCAGCCTGATGCTGATGTCGCTCGGCGGTCTGTTTGCTCATGACCTGATTGAATGGGCCTCTGTCGCCACATATCAGGCGGCCTCCGGCGGTGGTGCGCGTCACATGCGCGAACTGCTGACCCAGATGGGCATGCTGCATAACAGCGTGGCGAAAGAGCTGGAAAACCCGGCTTCCGCCATTCTGGACATCGAACGTAAAGTGACCGCGCTGACCCGCAGTGGCACGCTGCCAACCGATAACTTCGGTGTTCCGCTGGCGGGCGGCCTGATCCCGTGGATCGACAAACAGCTCGATAACGGCCAGACCAAAGAAGAATGGAAAGGTCAGGCGGAAACTAACAAAATTCTCGGCACTTCCAGCATTATTCCGGTGGATGGCCTGTGTGTTCGTATCGGCGCACTGCGTTGTCACAGCCAGGCTTTCACGCTGAAATTGAAACAAGACGTGTCGATTCCGGAAATCGAACAGATGCTGGCTTCGCATAACGACTGGGTTCGCGTGATCCCCAATGACCGCGAATTGTCGATGCGTGAGCTGACGCCAGCGGCTGTCACCGGCACCATGAGCACGCCGGTAGGCCGTCTGCGTAAACTGAATATGGGCCCGCAATATCTGTCTGCATTCACCGTCGGTGACCAGTTGCTGTGGGGCGCGGCAGAGCCTTTACGCCGTATGTTGCGTATTCTTCTGTAA
- the glgB gene encoding 1,4-alpha-glucan branching protein GlgB, which yields MSVLPDQHVINQIISGHYADPFSLLGMHSVAAGLEVRALLPDADQVWVIDVEKGKQVAELRRYDDRGFFVGLIPRRKNAFRYKLEVRWGENLQVIDDPYRFGTLLQELDIWLLAEGTHLRPYEKLGAHLQTLDDVEGVSFAVWAPNAMRVSVVGEFNFWDGRRHPMRQRRENGIWELFIPAVREGQLYKFEIIDCRGQISLRADPYAFEAQMRPDTASCVRKLPDVVPHSESRKKANALNQPVSVYEVHLGSWRRHADDNFWLSYGELAEQLVSYAKWMGFTHIELMPVNEHPFDGSWGYQPLGMYAPTRRFGTPMEFKAFVEAAHHAGLNVILDWVPGHFPSDTYGLAQFDGTALYEYADPREGYHQDWNTLIYNYGRHEVRNYLAGNGFYWIERFGIDGLRVDAVASMIYRDYSRKAGEWIPNYYGGRENLEAISFLKYTNQTIGRELGGAVTLAEESTDYPGVTMPPDANGLGFHYKWNMGWMHDSLTYMQLDPVHRKYHHNLMTFGVLYAYSENFILPLSHDEVVHGKKSLLDKMPGDVWQKFANLRAYYGFMWAHPGKKLLFMGNEFAQGREWNFDASLDWHLLDDPGGWHSGVQHLVRDLNLTYRANAPLYELDYNPRGFEWLVVDDHENSIFAFARRDENGGEVIVISNFTPVPREHYRIGISRPGCYHEILNTDSHFYRGSNVGNGGDVYSENIGHHQREHSISVTIPPLATVYLRREA from the coding sequence ATGTCTGTACTTCCCGATCAGCACGTCATTAATCAAATTATATCTGGCCACTACGCTGATCCTTTTTCTCTTTTGGGTATGCATTCTGTGGCCGCCGGGCTGGAAGTGCGCGCCCTGTTGCCGGATGCCGATCAGGTCTGGGTTATTGATGTAGAAAAAGGTAAACAGGTGGCGGAACTGCGTCGTTATGACGATCGTGGTTTCTTTGTCGGCCTCATCCCGCGCCGTAAAAATGCGTTTCGTTACAAGCTGGAAGTCCGCTGGGGCGAGAATCTCCAGGTGATTGATGATCCGTACCGGTTCGGCACACTGTTGCAGGAACTCGATATCTGGCTGCTGGCAGAAGGTACACATTTGCGGCCATATGAAAAACTCGGTGCACATCTGCAAACGCTGGATGACGTCGAGGGTGTCAGTTTTGCCGTCTGGGCACCGAACGCCATGCGGGTTTCCGTGGTCGGTGAATTCAACTTCTGGGACGGCCGCCGTCACCCGATGCGTCAGCGTCGCGAAAACGGTATCTGGGAACTCTTTATCCCCGCCGTCCGTGAAGGTCAGCTGTATAAATTCGAAATTATCGACTGCCGCGGGCAGATCAGCCTGCGCGCCGACCCGTATGCGTTTGAGGCGCAGATGCGTCCGGACACCGCTTCGTGCGTGCGGAAATTACCGGATGTTGTGCCGCATTCAGAAAGCAGAAAGAAAGCCAATGCGCTGAATCAGCCGGTTTCCGTGTATGAAGTGCATCTGGGTTCCTGGCGTCGTCATGCCGATGATAATTTCTGGCTCAGCTATGGCGAACTGGCTGAGCAATTAGTCTCGTACGCCAAATGGATGGGCTTTACGCACATCGAACTGATGCCGGTTAACGAACATCCGTTCGACGGTAGCTGGGGCTATCAGCCACTTGGCATGTATGCGCCGACCCGTCGGTTCGGTACACCGATGGAATTCAAAGCCTTTGTCGAGGCCGCACATCATGCCGGGCTGAACGTCATTCTCGACTGGGTGCCGGGACATTTCCCGAGCGACACCTATGGTCTGGCGCAGTTTGACGGCACCGCGCTGTACGAATATGCCGATCCGCGTGAAGGCTATCATCAGGACTGGAACACGCTGATTTATAACTATGGCCGCCATGAAGTGCGTAACTATCTGGCCGGGAATGGTTTTTACTGGATTGAACGGTTTGGCATTGATGGCCTGCGTGTCGATGCGGTGGCTTCCATGATTTACCGCGATTACAGCCGTAAAGCCGGAGAGTGGATCCCGAATTATTACGGCGGTCGCGAAAACCTCGAAGCCATTTCCTTCCTGAAATATACCAACCAGACCATTGGCCGCGAACTCGGCGGTGCGGTGACGCTGGCAGAAGAATCCACCGATTATCCCGGCGTCACCATGCCACCGGATGCCAACGGGCTGGGTTTCCATTACAAATGGAATATGGGCTGGATGCATGATTCCCTGACCTATATGCAGCTTGATCCGGTTCACCGCAAATACCATCACAATCTCATGACATTCGGCGTACTTTACGCCTACAGCGAGAACTTCATATTGCCCCTGTCGCACGACGAAGTGGTGCACGGTAAAAAATCCTTGCTGGATAAAATGCCCGGCGACGTCTGGCAGAAGTTCGCTAACCTGCGCGCCTATTACGGCTTTATGTGGGCGCATCCGGGTAAAAAACTGCTGTTTATGGGCAATGAATTTGCGCAGGGGCGCGAGTGGAATTTCGACGCAAGTCTCGACTGGCATCTGCTCGACGACCCGGGTGGCTGGCACAGCGGCGTACAACATCTGGTACGCGATCTGAACCTGACCTATCGGGCCAACGCGCCGTTGTATGAGCTCGATTACAACCCGCGGGGCTTTGAATGGCTGGTGGTCGACGATCACGAAAACTCGATTTTCGCCTTTGCCCGCCGCGATGAAAATGGCGGCGAAGTGATCGTTATCAGTAACTTTACGCCGGTCCCGCGCGAGCACTATCGCATCGGTATCAGCCGTCCCGGGTGTTATCACGAAATTCTTAATACGGATTCGCATTTCTATCGTGGCAGCAATGTCGGCAACGGCGGCGATGTTTACAGTGAAAATATTGGCCATCATCAGCGTGAACACTCGATCAGCGTGACTATTCCACCGCTGGCGACGGTTTATTTGCGAAGGGAGGCGTAA